Proteins from a genomic interval of Procambarus clarkii isolate CNS0578487 chromosome 45, FALCON_Pclarkii_2.0, whole genome shotgun sequence:
- the LOC138350412 gene encoding pre-mRNA 3' end processing protein WDR33-like, which translates to MSASGNASTVQLSGTAGQTSGELADATQTFTGTPDGTNGGTSRGPRVVWSTRGHLQGPQGSVQHQRAPPGAQGSVQHQRAPPGAQGNVQHQRTPPGAQGSVEHQGHLQGHLQEPQGSVQHQGHLQGPQGSVEHQGHLQGHLQVHLQGPQGSVEHQGHLQGHLQGPQGSVEHQGHLQGHLQGPQGSVEHQGHLQGHLQGPQGSVEHQGHLQGHLQGPQGSVEQGTPAPHWNITASGTSGRMISILTKGINIYTSEP; encoded by the exons ATGTCCGCATCCGGCAACGCCTCCACTGTTCAGCTCAGTGGTACAGCTGGGCAGACTAGCGGTGAACTAGCCGACGCAACACAAACGTTCACAGGAACACCGGACGGAACTAACGG GGGCACCTCCaggggccccagggtagtgtggagCACCAGAGGGCACCTCCaggggccccagggtagtgtgcagcACCAGAGGGCACCTCCAGGGGCCCAGGGAAGTGTGCAGCACCAGAGGGCACCTCCAGGGGCCCAGGGTAATGTGCAGCACCAGAGGACACCTCCAGGGGCCCAGGGTAGTGTGGAGCACCAAGGGCACCTCCAGGGACACCTCCAggagccccagggtagtgtgcagcACCAGGGGCACCTCCaggggccccagggtagtgtggagCACCAGGGGCACCTCCAGGGACACCTCCAGGTACACCTCCaggggccccagggtagtgtggagCACCAGGGGCACCTCCAGGGACACCTCCaggggccccagggtagtgtggagCACCAGGGGCACCTCCAGGGACACCTCCaggggccccagggtagtgtggagCACCAGGGGCACCTCCAGGGACACCTCCaggggccccagggtagtgtggagCACCAGGGGCACCTCCAGGGACACCTCCaggggccccagggtagtgtggagCAGGGGACTCCTGCTCCACACTGGAACATCACAGCATCAGGAACGAGCGGCAGAATGATATCAATATTAACCAAAGGAATAAATATATACACATCGGAACCATAA